The region TCGGTGATGAAGATTATATATGGATGAAGGAGTATTTGCAGCTCGATGGTTGTGCCTACCGATTGATCCCTATCAAATACACTCCAGAAGATGAGCGAGATCCATTTGATATGGGAAGAATAGATCCTGATTATGCTTATCAAGTGATTAAAAACTGGGAATGGGGTAATAGTGGCTCAGCAACTATTTATCACGATGTAGAAACCAGACGCAATAGTGTGGGTTACAGAAGTAATATTGCTCGAGCCTCTGAGGCTTTAGCTAAAGACGGTCAATTTAAAAAGGCAGAAGAGCTTTTAGATCTGGGAATGAAACACATGCCTTTAGAGTATTATGGCAACTACTCCATGCTGGAACCTTTTGTTTCTGGTTATTACGAACTGGATAAAAAAGAAAAAGCAAGAGACTTATTGAACAAGATTATTTTAAAATATCAAGATGAATTGGATCATTACAACGCTTTAACACTCGCTGAGCAAGAGGTGAACTACTCGCGTATACAACAGGCAGTTGTTCGATACAACTCTATCACTGAAGTAGCTGTTTATTACAATGATCAAGAAATGATCGATAAGCATGTAGACACCTATAACGACTACTTTGAACCATTTGTCAGGTATTTAAATGACGCCTATTACATTCGTAAAGATGGTGAAAACTTAGAAGGAGTCTTTCCAGATTCTGCGGCAGCAACAGAATTGAGAGATCTTCTCGATAATTCGGTTGATAATGTAACCACGGCACGAGAAGAATTGCCTGCAGATACGGTTGAATAAAGATGGGGTTTTATCCAGATCGAGTTCCAGATTGGTTTTCTAAGCTTTTTTCTAGTTACCACTGGCATGGCGACCGGGAGGATAAAAAGGTGTACCTAACTTTTGATGATGGCCCTACTCCAGAGGCAACCGAGTTTGTCCTGCGCGAACTCGCAAAACACCGGTTTCAGGCGACGTTTTTCTGTATAGGGGATCAAGTCGCTAAAAACCCTGAAATCTATGATCTTGTGCAAGAAAATGGTCATCGTGTGGGAAATCATAGCTTCCATCATTTAAACGCTTGGAATACTAGCAAAGATGATTACCTCAACAATGTGGATCATTGCGCTGAACTGGTTAGCTCCAACCTTTTTAGACCGCCTTACGGACACATCACAGTTAAAACAGCTACAGGCTTAAAAGAAAAAGGCTATAAGATTATTCTTTGGGATGTTCTTTCAGGAGATTTTGATCCCAATAGAACTTCAGACTCTTGTTTAAAGGCTCTTAAAAAGAACACTCGTAACGGCAGTGTTATTGTCTTTCACGATAGTGAAAAGTCATTTGAACAGCTACAAAAGATCTTACCTTCATACTTGGAATTCCTGAAAGAAAATGGATGGACCAGTAAAGTCATCTCTGAGGCCTAACATAAGGCCAAATGTATAGGGTTTTGTAAACGAACCTTTTATATAATTGGAGCTTTAGTCGTGGTTACCCAACCTTGCAACAGAACTGTTTTATGGACCTCCATCCACAACAGGCTAATGAAATTTTTGTAGTTGGTGGATCAATGTATTGTCATCTTGTGCACCACTTTGTCGCCACTTCATCTCTCCATTTTTATAGATGATAAAAGTAGGAACCCCTTTGATTCTAAGCGCTTCTGAAAGCTCTTGATTTTTCTCAATATCAATTTTAATAACCTTGGCCTTATCACCTAAAGCAGCTGCAACATTTCGAAGCACCTCATTCATAGCAACCGTATCTTCGTTCCAGTTCGTAAAAAAGTTAAACAACACTGGGACATTTGCACTAATCAGCTCACCGAACTTTGACATATTCACAAATTAATTGTTTTCAAATGTACATAAAAACAACAATAGAAACACAAATCAATTTCTAACAGGCCTTTAAACATTGATTTTTGCACTATTTCGCACTTTTTTTTAACGTAATCACCGTAATTTCTGGCCATATTCCCGCTCGACCTGAATATCCTAAAAAGCCAAACCCTCTGTTGACATTTAAAAACTGACCAGCTTCTTTATAGATTCCAGCCCATTTTTTATACACAAACCAGGCCGGGCTTAATTTGATAAACCCAGGAATCTCAATACCAAATTGCATTCCGTGTGTATGACCGCTTAGGGTAAGCTGGTACTTTTTATCGTCTCCTTTTACCTGTAAATCCCAGTGCGTAGGATCATGACTCAACAGTATTTTAAACTCTTCATTAGTTAGACCAGTTGCCGCTTTTTGAAGGTCACCATATTTAGGAAAACGACCTCCTCCCCAATTTTGAACCCCTACTATTTGAATGGAATCGGCGCCACGTATTATTTTATCATTCTCATCGAGCAACAACTTCCAGCCCATATCCTTTTGGACTTGATACAATTGCTGCATGTTTTCTTCTTTAGCTTTCTCAGATTCCCACTGCACATAATCTCCATAATCGTGATTCCCTAATACGGAATAAACGCCATCTTTTGCGCTAAGAGATCCGAAAACACCTTCCCAGCCGTCCATTTCTCTAGCCTCATTATTAACCAGGTCTCCCGTAAACAAGATGACATCGCCTTGTTGTTCATTAGCGAGATTTACAGCATACTCCACTTCTTCCCTATCGTCAAAACTCCCGACGTGAATATCGCTCAACTGAGTAATTTTATAACCGTCAAAAGCCTCT is a window of Nonlabens sp. MB-3u-79 DNA encoding:
- a CDS encoding thioredoxin family protein; this translates as MSKFGELISANVPVLFNFFTNWNEDTVAMNEVLRNVAAALGDKAKVIKIDIEKNQELSEALRIKGVPTFIIYKNGEMKWRQSGAQDDNTLIHQLQKFH
- a CDS encoding polysaccharide deacetylase family protein yields the protein MGFYPDRVPDWFSKLFSSYHWHGDREDKKVYLTFDDGPTPEATEFVLRELAKHRFQATFFCIGDQVAKNPEIYDLVQENGHRVGNHSFHHLNAWNTSKDDYLNNVDHCAELVSSNLFRPPYGHITVKTATGLKEKGYKIILWDVLSGDFDPNRTSDSCLKALKKNTRNGSVIVFHDSEKSFEQLQKILPSYLEFLKENGWTSKVISEA
- a CDS encoding metallophosphoesterase, which gives rise to MTIPLIVLAIFIALETYAFQLIRTLSGDHWWKWVYLAVSIGVILNVILQFLWHPDRTQMSDSRDFAITLVLAFFVLKLVFFTFMFGEDIYRSLEGLISRFSGKQEPDSSFLPGRRAFIAKVGLAMAALPFGAILYGAWRGKYNYQVREYELSFDDLPEAFDGYKITQLSDIHVGSFDDREEVEYAVNLANEQQGDVILFTGDLVNNEAREMDGWEGVFGSLSAKDGVYSVLGNHDYGDYVQWESEKAKEENMQQLYQVQKDMGWKLLLDENDKIIRGADSIQIVGVQNWGGGRFPKYGDLQKAATGLTNEEFKILLSHDPTHWDLQVKGDDKKYQLTLSGHTHGMQFGIEIPGFIKLSPAWFVYKKWAGIYKEAGQFLNVNRGFGFLGYSGRAGIWPEITVITLKKSAK